A DNA window from Acidimicrobiia bacterium contains the following coding sequences:
- a CDS encoding TetR/AcrR family transcriptional regulator, whose amino-acid sequence MPESRRDAQADDTRAALIASATILFAEQGYAATGTEEIVRRARCTRGALYHHFRNKSDLFRAVLEDVERTLIEGLAAEGALGADNWERFRNGCGLFLDASLEPTVQRIMLVDGPAVLGWQAWRDVERRYGFGLVGTWLTRVMNDGLIDEQPVDALTHLIAGAMNEAAMSIAHAPDPAARRAEMGATLDRLLDGLRPRG is encoded by the coding sequence GTGCCCGAGAGCCGCCGCGACGCCCAGGCCGACGACACCCGTGCGGCACTCATCGCGTCCGCGACCATTCTCTTCGCCGAGCAGGGCTACGCCGCCACAGGGACCGAGGAGATCGTGCGCAGGGCCCGCTGCACGCGCGGCGCCCTCTATCACCACTTCAGGAACAAGTCCGACCTGTTCCGCGCCGTTCTCGAAGACGTGGAACGAACTCTCATCGAAGGTCTGGCAGCCGAAGGCGCACTCGGAGCCGACAACTGGGAGCGCTTCCGAAACGGGTGCGGGCTCTTCCTCGATGCCTCCCTGGAGCCCACGGTTCAGCGCATCATGCTCGTCGACGGCCCGGCCGTTCTGGGCTGGCAGGCCTGGCGCGACGTCGAGCGCCGGTACGGGTTCGGCCTCGTGGGCACGTGGCTCACGCGCGTGATGAACGACGGGCTGATCGACGAGCAGCCCGTGGACGCCCTCACGCACCTCATCGCCGGGGCCATGAACGAGGCCGCGATGTCCATCGCCCACGCTCCCGACCCGGCGGCGCGCCGCGCCGAGATGGGCGCGACCCTCGACCGCCTGCTGGATGGCCTGCGCCCGCGGGGGTGA
- a CDS encoding endonuclease/exonuclease/phosphatase family protein, with the protein MQSERLRRVVGVLVVSLVIVAAACDSDDGTSGDSSSTDGASSDATPFRAATFNAGLALNFVDFAEERAPVVAEELGELDTDLLVVQEVWEPEHVAMVEEAAAERYPNQIFLDPQPGEGYAYGGTFGIGILTDQEIVDEDTLVMDSSLNRRAVIYAELETDQIGTVHVFATHLSAIFSDIPYPDGGGREAWAQEQADQIETMNAYIDEKVDDDSPVLLMGDFNTGPAGDTFTAEFEENYDALVAGRDYDNAYTDDESATCTFCNDNTLVDAEGEGGVTIDHILVSGFDGTVETQRIFDEPVSVAVDGEDVMMNLSDHYGLLATLTPAG; encoded by the coding sequence ATGCAATCTGAACGGCTGCGACGGGTCGTCGGTGTCCTCGTCGTCTCGCTGGTGATCGTCGCGGCGGCGTGCGACAGCGACGACGGGACATCAGGCGACAGCTCGTCCACAGACGGCGCGTCGTCGGACGCGACGCCGTTCCGGGCGGCCACCTTCAACGCCGGTCTGGCCCTCAACTTCGTCGACTTCGCCGAGGAGCGGGCCCCGGTCGTCGCCGAGGAACTCGGGGAGCTCGACACGGACCTCCTCGTCGTCCAGGAGGTGTGGGAGCCCGAGCACGTGGCGATGGTGGAGGAGGCGGCGGCCGAGAGGTACCCGAACCAGATCTTCCTCGACCCTCAGCCGGGTGAGGGGTACGCCTACGGCGGGACGTTCGGTATCGGAATCCTGACCGACCAGGAGATCGTCGACGAGGACACGCTCGTCATGGACAGCTCCCTCAACCGCCGGGCGGTCATCTACGCCGAGCTCGAGACCGATCAGATCGGCACGGTGCACGTGTTCGCCACGCACCTCTCGGCCATCTTCTCCGACATCCCCTACCCCGACGGTGGTGGGCGCGAGGCCTGGGCGCAGGAGCAGGCCGACCAGATCGAGACGATGAACGCGTACATCGACGAGAAGGTCGACGACGACAGCCCCGTCCTGCTCATGGGCGACTTCAACACCGGTCCCGCGGGAGACACCTTCACCGCCGAGTTCGAGGAGAACTACGACGCGCTCGTCGCCGGGCGTGACTACGACAACGCGTACACCGACGACGAGTCCGCCACGTGCACGTTCTGCAACGACAACACCCTGGTCGACGCAGAGGGCGAGGGCGGGGTGACGATCGACCACATCCTCGTGAGCGGGTTCGACGGAACCGTGGAGACGCAGCGGATCTTCGACGAGCCGGTGTCGGTGGCCGTCGACGGCGAGGACGTCATGATGAACCTCTCCGACCACTACGGCCTCCTGGCGACGTTGACACCCGCCGGCTGA
- a CDS encoding thermonuclease family protein, with protein sequence MACRRSISVVAAALAALVLAAACGTGDDDNTPVAGSVGSDGLPAGDDAVIERVVDGDTLVVAGGTRIRLIGIDTPETVHPSKPVECFGREASAVTEQLLAPGTEVRLVYDVERTDRYDRTLAYVYRLDDGLFVNAELLEQGYAQISTFPPNVAHVDEFRDLQTEAREEQRGLWQACDPDLPPPD encoded by the coding sequence ATGGCCTGCCGACGCTCGATCTCTGTTGTCGCCGCGGCCCTGGCCGCTCTCGTCCTCGCTGCGGCGTGCGGTACCGGCGATGACGACAACACCCCGGTAGCCGGCTCCGTGGGCTCGGACGGGCTCCCCGCCGGCGACGACGCGGTCATCGAGCGGGTCGTCGACGGTGACACGCTCGTCGTGGCCGGCGGGACCCGAATCCGCCTGATCGGCATCGACACACCCGAGACCGTGCACCCGTCGAAACCCGTCGAGTGCTTCGGTCGCGAGGCCAGTGCCGTCACCGAGCAGCTGCTCGCACCGGGCACCGAGGTGCGCCTCGTCTACGACGTCGAGCGCACCGACCGCTACGACCGGACCCTGGCCTACGTGTACCGGCTCGACGACGGCCTCTTCGTGAACGCAGAACTGCTGGAACAGGGCTACGCGCAGATCTCCACGTTCCCACCCAACGTGGCCCACGTCGACGAGTTCCGCGACCTCCAGACCGAGGCGCGCGAGGAGCAACGCGGGCTCTGGCAGGCCTGCGATCCCGACCTCCCTCCGCCCGACTGA
- a CDS encoding amidohydrolase family protein, with protein sequence MGGQRHEQDDDLPLKLGPCSNGEYVPVPHSPVVAEAVRRTREAVYEHSRRLGVSRRSFLRSAGGTAAMLMALGACTKESAEDAGEQVGGQFDVPETAPEDTEAAREALGGDGSVFDVQTHFLEYDGPSQGFGSGFPQADCGLDDPDDCYSIETYLGEIFLRSETAMAVVSAIPVVADDDPLSMEDMQRARRTLDALCEDERLLLHGRVRPTIEPLPAVLDEMSRQVDEYPVSAWKAYTHAAGPGWWLDDHDPSVPLVGDAVLDHARELGVTTFCVHKGLGGDNPFLSPGDIGPAAARHPDIDLVVYHSGYENEFVEGPYDDSTEPRSVDRLVATVADAGIEPNQNVYAELGSTWWLNMRDPTAAAHLLGKLLLAVGEDNVLWGTDSIWYGSPQDQIEAFRAFEITEPFQDRYGYPALTPELKAKILGGNAARLYGVDLPSAACDFDPDELAASRVAIDAAWTTHGPETASAVREHVATHGWA encoded by the coding sequence GTGGGCGGACAGAGGCACGAACAGGACGACGACCTGCCGCTGAAACTCGGGCCGTGCTCCAACGGCGAGTACGTCCCGGTGCCGCACTCACCGGTTGTCGCCGAAGCCGTCCGTCGCACGAGGGAGGCGGTGTACGAGCACAGCCGGCGCCTGGGCGTCTCCCGCCGCTCGTTCCTGCGCTCGGCGGGTGGGACCGCTGCGATGCTCATGGCGCTCGGAGCCTGCACGAAGGAGTCCGCCGAGGATGCCGGTGAGCAGGTCGGAGGACAGTTCGACGTTCCCGAGACGGCGCCCGAGGACACCGAGGCCGCCCGAGAGGCACTCGGCGGTGACGGCTCCGTATTCGACGTACAGACCCACTTCCTCGAGTACGACGGTCCGTCGCAGGGATTCGGGTCGGGCTTTCCGCAGGCCGACTGCGGCCTCGACGACCCCGATGACTGCTACTCGATCGAGACCTACCTCGGCGAGATCTTCCTGCGTAGCGAGACCGCCATGGCCGTGGTCTCGGCCATACCGGTGGTGGCCGATGACGACCCCCTGTCGATGGAGGACATGCAGCGTGCGCGACGGACGCTCGATGCACTCTGTGAGGACGAGCGCCTGCTGCTCCACGGTCGGGTCCGACCCACGATCGAACCGCTACCGGCCGTGCTCGACGAGATGAGCCGGCAGGTCGATGAGTACCCCGTCTCGGCGTGGAAGGCGTACACACACGCCGCCGGACCGGGCTGGTGGCTCGACGACCACGACCCGTCCGTTCCGCTCGTGGGCGACGCGGTCCTCGACCACGCGCGCGAGCTGGGCGTCACGACGTTCTGCGTCCACAAGGGGCTGGGTGGCGACAACCCGTTCCTCTCCCCCGGGGACATCGGACCGGCCGCGGCGCGACATCCCGACATCGACCTCGTCGTCTACCACTCGGGATACGAGAACGAGTTCGTCGAGGGACCCTACGACGACTCGACGGAGCCGCGCAGCGTGGACCGCCTCGTGGCCACCGTGGCGGACGCGGGCATCGAACCCAACCAGAACGTCTACGCCGAGCTCGGCTCCACCTGGTGGCTGAACATGCGTGACCCGACCGCCGCGGCACATCTCCTGGGCAAGCTGCTCCTCGCCGTCGGAGAAGACAACGTCCTGTGGGGAACCGACAGCATCTGGTACGGCTCACCCCAGGACCAGATCGAGGCCTTCCGCGCGTTCGAGATCACCGAGCCGTTCCAGGACCGGTACGGCTACCCGGCGCTCACACCCGAGCTCAAGGCGAAGATCCTCGGAGGCAACGCCGCCCGTCTCTACGGCGTCGATCTCCCCTCGGCGGCCTGCGACTTCGACCCCGACGAGCTGGCGGCGTCGCGGGTGGCGATCGACGCTGCGTGGACGACCCACGGCCCGGAGACGGCCTCGGCCGTCCGCGAGCACGTCGCCACCCACGGCTGGGCGTGA
- the mtnA gene encoding S-methyl-5-thioribose-1-phosphate isomerase, translating to MSVPPTVRWNPETDTVDLIDQRLLPAELVVLSIDTLDGLCDAITTLAVRGAPALEIVGAAGMALAASTHVEPHDAYERIVSTRPTAVNLEVGARRALEAWRTDGEGSVSDVAIRVFEEDATRNRALSTRGASILGDVAEQTGRAVSVITHCNAGHLACGDVGTALGVIKQAWTDGAVDRVFVDETRPLMQGARLTAWELEQSSIPYAIIPDSAAAHIIGTEGVGAAVVGADRIAANGDVANKIGTFGLALAARHFDIPFVVAAPESTIDPQTPTGHGVPIETRSGRELLDSEGWPEGTGRALNPAFDVTPAELVSHIVTDRRIIGPAGGPPV from the coding sequence GTGTCCGTTCCACCAACCGTCCGGTGGAATCCGGAGACCGACACAGTCGATCTGATCGACCAGCGCCTGCTGCCGGCGGAGTTGGTCGTCCTCAGCATCGACACGCTCGACGGGCTCTGCGACGCCATCACGACCCTCGCGGTACGCGGGGCGCCGGCGCTCGAGATCGTCGGCGCCGCCGGTATGGCCCTGGCCGCATCCACTCACGTCGAGCCCCACGACGCCTACGAGAGGATCGTTTCCACGCGGCCGACGGCCGTGAATCTCGAGGTCGGGGCCAGGCGCGCGCTCGAGGCCTGGCGCACCGACGGTGAGGGCTCCGTCTCCGACGTGGCGATCCGCGTCTTCGAGGAAGACGCCACGCGGAACCGGGCGCTCTCGACGCGTGGCGCATCCATCCTCGGCGATGTCGCCGAGCAGACCGGGCGTGCGGTGAGCGTGATCACACACTGCAACGCCGGGCATCTGGCGTGTGGCGACGTGGGCACGGCGCTGGGAGTCATCAAACAGGCGTGGACCGATGGCGCTGTCGACAGGGTCTTCGTCGACGAGACCCGGCCACTCATGCAGGGTGCGCGGCTGACGGCGTGGGAGCTGGAACAGTCGTCGATCCCGTACGCGATCATCCCCGACTCGGCCGCCGCCCACATCATCGGCACTGAGGGAGTGGGCGCTGCGGTGGTCGGTGCCGACCGCATCGCGGCCAACGGCGATGTGGCCAACAAGATCGGCACGTTCGGTCTCGCCCTCGCTGCGCGGCACTTCGACATCCCGTTCGTCGTCGCCGCACCGGAGTCCACGATCGATCCGCAGACCCCCACCGGTCACGGAGTGCCGATCGAGACGAGGAGCGGACGGGAACTGCTCGACAGTGAGGGGTGGCCGGAGGGCACGGGCCGAGCCCTCAACCCGGCCTTCGACGTCACGCCCGCAGAGCTCGTCTCCCACATCGTGACGGATCGCCGCATCATCGGCCCCGCCGGTGGGCCGCCGGTCTGA
- a CDS encoding FAD-binding oxidoreductase: MPRRRPLDLAPGLPTERLDAPVVEVPADARAALADVVGDALTSDDAALVDAARDWWPLSAVWATQGRVARRPAVVVTPADTDQVAGVLRVASTHGIPVTPAAGRSGVGGGAVPVCGGIVVDLTRLDAGPEIDETSLRVTVGPGVFGDVLESRLRSRGYTLGHWPQSIDISTVGGWLACRGAGQFSTRYGKIEDMVAGLEVVLASGETLRTGGAPRSAVGPDLDQVFVGSEGALGVITEATLRVHAAPASEEREAWTLPTFEAGLETCRRILRRGATPAVLRLYDEHETRQTYDVDGCVLLALDEGDPALVLATMAVAAEETREIEGSQPADVGLVEQWMGHRNDVSALGRAIEADVVVDTVEVAGTWSDLPAVYAQVTEAVRAVEGTVAVSAHCSHSYIDGGCLYFTLAGMVGDDPAAKDAYYAAAFNGAVEAARVAGAAISHHHGVGINRAPFVRDALGPVAFDTLAGIKNALDPRGILNPGALGLPSPFLPDGWTWE; the protein is encoded by the coding sequence ATGCCCCGGCGCCGGCCCCTCGATCTGGCACCCGGCCTCCCGACGGAACGCCTCGACGCCCCCGTCGTCGAGGTCCCCGCGGATGCCCGGGCCGCGCTCGCCGACGTGGTCGGCGACGCGCTCACGTCCGACGATGCTGCGCTGGTGGACGCAGCCCGCGACTGGTGGCCGCTCAGTGCCGTGTGGGCCACCCAGGGGCGCGTCGCCCGGCGCCCGGCGGTCGTGGTCACACCCGCCGACACCGACCAGGTGGCCGGCGTCCTGCGGGTTGCATCGACCCACGGGATCCCCGTCACGCCCGCGGCGGGGCGCTCGGGTGTGGGTGGCGGTGCCGTTCCGGTGTGCGGCGGCATCGTCGTCGACCTGACCCGCCTCGACGCCGGGCCCGAGATCGACGAGACCTCGCTGCGGGTGACCGTCGGGCCCGGCGTGTTCGGCGACGTCCTCGAGTCCCGGCTCCGCAGTCGTGGCTACACACTCGGCCACTGGCCGCAGTCCATCGACATCTCCACCGTCGGAGGCTGGCTGGCGTGCCGGGGCGCCGGCCAGTTCTCGACGCGCTACGGAAAGATCGAGGACATGGTCGCCGGTCTCGAGGTCGTCCTGGCCTCGGGCGAGACGTTGCGCACCGGCGGTGCTCCCCGCTCGGCGGTCGGGCCCGACCTCGACCAGGTGTTCGTCGGTAGCGAGGGGGCACTCGGTGTCATCACCGAGGCCACGCTGCGGGTGCACGCCGCTCCCGCGTCCGAGGAGCGCGAGGCGTGGACGCTCCCGACCTTCGAGGCCGGGCTCGAGACCTGCCGCCGGATCCTGCGCCGCGGCGCCACCCCGGCGGTTCTTCGGCTCTACGACGAGCACGAGACGCGCCAGACCTACGACGTCGACGGCTGCGTGCTGCTCGCGCTCGACGAAGGTGATCCCGCTCTCGTGCTGGCCACCATGGCTGTGGCCGCCGAGGAGACGCGGGAGATCGAAGGCTCGCAGCCCGCCGACGTGGGCCTCGTGGAGCAGTGGATGGGCCACCGCAACGACGTGTCCGCGCTCGGTCGCGCCATCGAGGCCGACGTGGTCGTCGACACGGTGGAGGTCGCCGGAACATGGTCCGATCTCCCCGCTGTTTACGCGCAGGTCACCGAGGCCGTCCGGGCGGTGGAGGGCACCGTCGCCGTGTCCGCACACTGCTCGCACTCCTACATCGACGGCGGATGCCTCTACTTCACGCTCGCCGGGATGGTGGGCGATGACCCGGCGGCCAAGGACGCCTACTACGCCGCGGCGTTCAACGGCGCGGTGGAGGCCGCACGGGTTGCAGGCGCGGCGATCAGCCACCACCACGGCGTGGGGATCAACCGCGCGCCGTTCGTGCGTGACGCCCTCGGCCCCGTGGCCTTCGACACGCTCGCCGGGATCAAGAACGCCCTCGACCCGCGGGGAATCCTGAACCCGGGTGCGCTCGGGCTACCGTCGCCGTTCCTCCCCGACGGATGGACATGGGAATGA
- a CDS encoding glycerol-3-phosphate dehydrogenase/oxidase, producing the protein MPPDQRRDRWNTLTSSAFDVLVVGGGITGAGVALDAAARGLSVALVERHDLASGTSSKSSKLVHGGVRYLRQAQFGLVHEALTERRRLLHNAPHLVHPLPFLVPTVAAHRRHRTRARLLGWAARIGLGLYDLMGGRALHRTRKVPLDEAVQIMPSLDVERVTSAYCYYDAHVDDARLTLTVARTAVEDYGVTLLTYAEVTGFVREGDRTTGADVTDVLGDLGTCRVRAEVVVNATGVWADEVRKLDEGTHPESIRPAKGVHLTVPAERLPLETAAVLGVAGDDRIIFVIPWGGHTYIGTTDTDYDESLDTPTCTTEDVRYLLDAVNAVVTEPLTAADVTGTWAGLRPLVRTGKGDTTDQLSRRHAVIVGESGVVTVIGGKLTTYRRMAADAVDAALGVLAARRRNGGRHFRHQRSPTVDLPLRGAPTRDGVADGTAPDIAGLVGDDAATHLVDTYGTDASAVAALVVDNSALADPLVPDLPYLAAEAVHAVRAEYALTLGDVLARRTRALLLDADATADAAPAVAALIAPELGWDDIETRRQVEAFAALAAGDERAPHALAGRAPGAATRPAHPAHVGYADSDGRS; encoded by the coding sequence ATGCCCCCCGACCAACGGCGCGACCGCTGGAACACGCTCACCTCGTCCGCCTTCGACGTGCTCGTCGTGGGCGGCGGTATCACGGGTGCCGGTGTCGCCCTCGACGCCGCGGCCCGTGGCCTGTCGGTCGCTCTCGTGGAACGCCACGACTTGGCGTCGGGCACATCGTCGAAGTCCTCGAAGCTCGTGCACGGCGGTGTCCGCTACCTGCGCCAGGCGCAGTTCGGCCTCGTGCACGAGGCGCTCACGGAGCGTCGACGGCTCCTGCACAACGCCCCGCACCTCGTGCACCCGTTGCCGTTCCTGGTCCCCACCGTGGCGGCCCACCGTCGGCACCGCACGCGTGCCCGGCTGCTCGGATGGGCGGCACGGATCGGTCTCGGCCTCTACGACCTGATGGGCGGACGCGCGTTGCACCGCACGCGGAAAGTGCCGCTCGACGAAGCGGTGCAGATCATGCCGTCACTCGACGTCGAGCGCGTCACCTCGGCCTACTGCTACTACGACGCACATGTCGACGACGCCCGCCTCACACTCACCGTGGCGCGTACCGCCGTGGAGGACTACGGCGTCACGTTGCTCACCTACGCCGAGGTCACCGGATTCGTCCGGGAGGGCGACCGGACCACCGGCGCCGACGTCACCGACGTCCTCGGAGACCTCGGCACGTGCAGGGTCCGTGCGGAGGTCGTCGTCAATGCCACCGGGGTGTGGGCCGACGAGGTGCGGAAACTCGACGAAGGCACCCACCCCGAGTCGATCCGCCCCGCCAAGGGGGTCCACCTCACCGTGCCGGCCGAGAGGCTGCCGCTCGAGACCGCGGCCGTGCTCGGCGTGGCGGGCGACGACCGCATCATCTTCGTCATCCCCTGGGGTGGCCACACCTACATCGGCACGACCGACACGGACTACGACGAGTCACTCGACACACCCACCTGCACCACCGAGGACGTGCGGTACCTCCTCGACGCCGTGAACGCCGTGGTGACCGAGCCCCTGACGGCCGCCGACGTCACGGGAACCTGGGCAGGCCTCCGCCCACTCGTGCGGACCGGCAAGGGCGACACGACCGACCAGCTCTCGCGCAGGCACGCCGTGATCGTGGGCGAGTCGGGTGTGGTGACCGTCATCGGCGGCAAGCTCACGACGTACCGGCGGATGGCGGCCGACGCGGTCGATGCGGCCCTCGGTGTGCTGGCCGCCCGTCGTCGGAACGGCGGGCGTCACTTCCGCCACCAACGGTCCCCGACCGTCGACCTCCCACTTCGGGGGGCACCGACTCGTGACGGCGTCGCCGACGGCACCGCGCCCGACATCGCGGGGCTCGTGGGCGACGACGCCGCCACCCATCTCGTCGACACGTACGGCACCGACGCCTCAGCCGTGGCGGCGCTCGTCGTCGACAACTCGGCTCTTGCCGACCCCCTCGTTCCCGATCTGCCGTACCTGGCCGCCGAGGCCGTCCACGCGGTGCGTGCCGAGTACGCCCTCACGCTCGGGGACGTCCTCGCCCGACGGACCCGCGCGCTCCTCCTCGACGCCGACGCCACGGCGGACGCCGCACCCGCCGTGGCCGCGCTCATCGCCCCCGAGCTCGGGTGGGACGACATCGAGACACGCCGCCAGGTGGAGGCGTTCGCCGCGCTCGCGGCCGGCGACGAGCGGGCCCCCCATGCCCTGGCGGGCCGTGCCCCCGGAGCGGCCACACGCCCGGCGCACCCTGCCCACGTCGGCTACGCCGACTCCGACGGGCGCTCCTGA
- a CDS encoding WhiB family transcriptional regulator — MERTTTFPWQQLARCKGVDPEIFHPPAEEEGEDAKAICTLCPVREACLEHALAAREKFGVWGGYTERERRREIRRRRRSA; from the coding sequence ATGGAGAGAACCACGACGTTCCCGTGGCAACAGCTCGCCCGGTGCAAGGGCGTCGACCCGGAGATCTTCCATCCGCCCGCCGAGGAGGAGGGCGAGGACGCCAAGGCGATCTGCACGCTCTGCCCGGTCCGGGAGGCCTGCCTCGAGCACGCTCTCGCCGCTCGGGAGAAGTTCGGAGTGTGGGGCGGCTACACGGAGCGCGAGCGTCGCCGGGAGATCCGCCGCCGGCGCCGGAGCGCCTGA
- a CDS encoding acyl-CoA dehydrogenase family protein, whose amino-acid sequence MDFELSPELAQLQASVRRLARDKVAPRAREIDDTEQYPDDLFTAFVDAGLTGLCVPEEYGGSGAGILGLSIAIEEVAKYSNAAALMLLLTRLPTGPVLIAGTDAQKQRYVRPSATGDARAAFGLSEPQAGSDVMGMRTRATRDGDDWILSGTKCWMSGVDQADWYTVFAKTGDVESRAHDAVSVFVVERSWPGVSVGVLDRKMGVKGVDTGELLLDDVRVPGENLLGEVGGFKTAMLGLNAMRPVVAARGIGLAEGALMYATGYIKERPAFGKTIADFQGIQWKLAEMATEIEAARLLTYRAAWLADQGRYTKEWVPFLSMAKYYATELAVRASGECLQLLGAAGYMKDHPMELYYRDARQLTIVEGTSQVQLGLIARGVLDHDLWWD is encoded by the coding sequence GTGGATTTCGAGCTCAGCCCCGAGCTCGCGCAGCTCCAGGCCTCTGTTCGGCGCCTCGCCCGCGACAAGGTCGCCCCCCGGGCACGCGAGATCGACGACACGGAGCAGTACCCCGACGACCTCTTCACGGCGTTCGTCGACGCGGGGCTCACGGGGCTGTGTGTCCCGGAGGAGTACGGCGGATCCGGCGCCGGCATCCTGGGGCTGAGCATCGCCATCGAGGAGGTCGCCAAGTACTCCAACGCCGCGGCCCTCATGCTCCTGCTCACCCGCCTGCCGACGGGCCCCGTCCTCATCGCCGGCACCGACGCCCAGAAGCAGCGCTACGTTCGCCCGTCGGCAACAGGCGACGCCCGTGCGGCCTTCGGCCTCTCGGAGCCGCAGGCCGGCTCCGACGTGATGGGGATGCGGACGCGGGCCACCCGCGACGGCGACGACTGGATCCTCTCCGGCACGAAGTGCTGGATGTCGGGCGTCGATCAGGCCGACTGGTACACGGTGTTCGCCAAGACCGGCGACGTCGAATCACGCGCCCACGACGCTGTCTCCGTGTTCGTCGTGGAGCGATCGTGGCCCGGAGTGTCGGTCGGGGTGCTCGACCGAAAGATGGGCGTGAAGGGTGTCGACACCGGAGAGCTCCTCCTCGACGATGTGCGCGTCCCGGGCGAGAACCTGCTCGGAGAGGTCGGGGGCTTCAAGACGGCCATGCTGGGACTGAACGCCATGCGACCGGTCGTCGCGGCGCGGGGGATCGGGCTCGCCGAAGGCGCCCTCATGTACGCCACCGGCTACATCAAGGAGCGGCCGGCGTTCGGGAAGACGATCGCCGACTTCCAGGGGATCCAGTGGAAGCTCGCCGAGATGGCCACCGAGATCGAGGCGGCCCGCCTGCTCACCTACCGGGCGGCATGGCTCGCCGACCAGGGGCGCTATACCAAGGAGTGGGTGCCCTTCCTCTCGATGGCGAAGTACTACGCCACCGAGCTGGCGGTGAGGGCGTCGGGTGAGTGCCTTCAGCTCCTCGGGGCGGCGGGTTACATGAAGGACCACCCCATGGAGCTCTACTACCGCGATGCGCGCCAGCTGACGATCGTCGAGGGCACCTCCCAGGTGCAGCTCGGCCTGATCGCACGGGGCGTGCTCGATCACGACCTCTGGTGGGACTGA
- the trpD gene encoding anthranilate phosphoribosyltransferase, whose product MGTGSEMDTPNPWPAVLGDLMAGRDLTPDAVDTVMTEILEGRADDAQVAAFAVALRAKGETPDELAALVRTMLRFAEPMEVDGDPVDTCGTGGDRAGTVNVSTMAALIASGAGARVVKHGNRAASSQCGSADVLEELGVAIDLGPEGVAACVAEAGLGFCFAQRFHPAMRFAAPARQAIRVPTTFNYLGPLANPARVRRQALGVSDPAMAERMLGTLHSLGARHALVFWGHDGLDELTTTTTSTVLELRDGDVRRYDLDPTDLGIVAADPGSLAGGDAAANAGAVCRVVDGERGPLRDIAALNAAAALVAAGVADDLAAGVDQAVAALDDGSARRVLDDFIRVSVQQRSGQSS is encoded by the coding sequence GTGGGGACCGGCAGTGAGATGGACACACCGAACCCCTGGCCGGCGGTCCTGGGCGACCTCATGGCCGGTCGCGACCTGACACCCGACGCCGTCGACACGGTGATGACCGAGATCCTCGAAGGCCGCGCCGACGACGCACAGGTGGCCGCCTTCGCCGTGGCGCTGCGCGCCAAGGGGGAGACTCCCGACGAGCTGGCAGCCCTCGTTCGCACGATGCTCCGATTCGCCGAGCCCATGGAGGTCGACGGTGACCCCGTCGACACATGTGGGACAGGTGGTGACCGGGCGGGCACGGTGAACGTGTCCACCATGGCTGCTCTCATCGCCAGCGGTGCAGGCGCTCGCGTCGTGAAGCACGGCAACCGGGCCGCGTCGTCGCAGTGCGGATCGGCCGATGTGCTCGAGGAGCTGGGGGTGGCCATCGACCTGGGCCCCGAGGGCGTGGCGGCGTGCGTCGCGGAGGCGGGGCTCGGCTTCTGCTTCGCGCAGCGGTTCCACCCCGCGATGCGCTTCGCCGCTCCCGCCCGGCAGGCCATCAGGGTCCCGACGACCTTCAACTACCTCGGCCCGCTGGCCAATCCGGCCCGCGTCCGGCGTCAGGCGCTGGGCGTCTCCGACCCTGCGATGGCCGAGCGCATGCTGGGCACCCTTCACAGCCTCGGTGCCCGCCACGCCCTCGTCTTCTGGGGCCACGACGGCCTCGACGAGCTCACCACGACGACCACGTCGACCGTGCTGGAGCTCCGCGACGGTGATGTCCGCCGCTACGACCTCGATCCCACGGACCTCGGGATCGTCGCTGCCGATCCCGGGTCGCTGGCCGGTGGAGACGCCGCCGCGAACGCCGGGGCCGTTTGCCGTGTCGTCGACGGTGAGCGCGGGCCCCTGCGCGACATCGCGGCGCTCAACGCAGCCGCTGCGCTCGTCGCAGCCGGTGTGGCAGACGATCTGGCTGCCGGCGTCGATCAGGCGGTCGCCGCCCTCGACGACGGAAGCGCCCGACGCGTGCTCGACGACTTCATCCGGGTGAGCGTGCAGCAGCGCTCCGGGCAGAGCTCGTGA